In one window of Camelina sativa cultivar DH55 chromosome 15, Cs, whole genome shotgun sequence DNA:
- the LOC104746084 gene encoding methyltransferase-like protein 13 isoform X2 translates to MASSETPTQSYSEKWYWDDRYTNESEPFDWYQKYPSLAPLINLYVPHRNQRVLVVGCGNSAFSEGMVDDGYEDVVSIDISSVVIDTMLKKYSDRPQLKYLKMDVRDMKAFEDASFDAVIDKGTLDSILCGSNSRQYSTQMLEEVWRVLKDKGVYILITYGAPNYRLRLLDESCSWATKLHVIDKSLTDQPSDTPKWELTKPVPLDAEGSSVESAIGKSPDVHYIYVCIKDESLKMEADAP, encoded by the exons ATGGCTTCTTCAGAGACGCCGACGCAATCATACAGCGAGAAATGGTATTGGGACGATCGCTACACGAACGAATCTGAACCGTTCGATTGGTACCAGAAGTATCCATCATTAGCTCCTCTCATTAATCTCTATGTTCCTCACCGTAATCAACGAGTCCTCGTCGTTGGCTGTGGAAACTCAG CGTTTAGCGAAGGGATGGTGGATGATGGATACGAAGATGTTGTCAGTATCGATATTTCCTCTGTTGTGATTGATACTATGCTTAAGAAATATTCTGATCGTCCTCAGCTCAAAT ATTTGAAGATGGATGTGCGTGATATGAAGGCATTTGAAGATGCTTCTTTTGATGCTGTTATTGATAAGG gAACCTTAGACTCCATTTTG TGTGGGAGCAATTCGAGGCAATACTCAACACAAATGCTTGAGGAAGTTTGGAG GGTCCTCAAGGATAAAGGAGTCTATATCTTG ATTACATATGGAGCTCCAAATTACCGTCTTCGATTGCTTGACGAATCTTGCTCTTGGGCAACCAAACTCCATGTGATAG acAAAAGTTTAACCGATCAACCGTCTGATACCCCAAAATGGGAACTGACAAAACCTGTTCCTCTAGATGCTGAGGGAAGTTCAGTGGAATCTGCGATTGGCAAAAGCCCTGATGTTCATTACATCTATGTCTGTATTAAG GATGAGTCGTTGAAGATGGAGGCAGACGCACCATGA
- the LOC104746084 gene encoding methyltransferase-like protein 13 isoform X1: protein MASSETPTQSYSEKWYWDDRYTNESEPFDWYQKYPSLAPLINLYVPHRNQRVLVVGCGNSVFFWNNAAFSEGMVDDGYEDVVSIDISSVVIDTMLKKYSDRPQLKYLKMDVRDMKAFEDASFDAVIDKGTLDSILCGSNSRQYSTQMLEEVWRVLKDKGVYILITYGAPNYRLRLLDESCSWATKLHVIDKSLTDQPSDTPKWELTKPVPLDAEGSSVESAIGKSPDVHYIYVCIKDESLKMEADAP from the exons ATGGCTTCTTCAGAGACGCCGACGCAATCATACAGCGAGAAATGGTATTGGGACGATCGCTACACGAACGAATCTGAACCGTTCGATTGGTACCAGAAGTATCCATCATTAGCTCCTCTCATTAATCTCTATGTTCCTCACCGTAATCAACGAGTCCTCGTCGTTGGCTGTGGAAACTCAG tttttttctgGAATAATGCAGCGTTTAGCGAAGGGATGGTGGATGATGGATACGAAGATGTTGTCAGTATCGATATTTCCTCTGTTGTGATTGATACTATGCTTAAGAAATATTCTGATCGTCCTCAGCTCAAAT ATTTGAAGATGGATGTGCGTGATATGAAGGCATTTGAAGATGCTTCTTTTGATGCTGTTATTGATAAGG gAACCTTAGACTCCATTTTG TGTGGGAGCAATTCGAGGCAATACTCAACACAAATGCTTGAGGAAGTTTGGAG GGTCCTCAAGGATAAAGGAGTCTATATCTTG ATTACATATGGAGCTCCAAATTACCGTCTTCGATTGCTTGACGAATCTTGCTCTTGGGCAACCAAACTCCATGTGATAG acAAAAGTTTAACCGATCAACCGTCTGATACCCCAAAATGGGAACTGACAAAACCTGTTCCTCTAGATGCTGAGGGAAGTTCAGTGGAATCTGCGATTGGCAAAAGCCCTGATGTTCATTACATCTATGTCTGTATTAAG GATGAGTCGTTGAAGATGGAGGCAGACGCACCATGA
- the LOC104746084 gene encoding methyltransferase-like protein 13 isoform X3 — translation MASSETPTQSYSEKWYWDDRYTNESEPFDWYQKYPSLAPLINLYVPHRNQRVLVVGCGNSVFFWNNAAFSEGMVDDGYEDVVSIDISSVVIDTMLKKYSDRPQLKYLKMDVRDMKAFEDASFDAVIDKGTLDSILCGSNSRQYSTQMLEEVWRVLKDKGVYILITYGAPNYRLRLLDESCSWATKLHVIDKSLTDQPSDTPKWELTKPVPLDAEGSSVESAIGKSPDVHYIYVCIKVCG, via the exons ATGGCTTCTTCAGAGACGCCGACGCAATCATACAGCGAGAAATGGTATTGGGACGATCGCTACACGAACGAATCTGAACCGTTCGATTGGTACCAGAAGTATCCATCATTAGCTCCTCTCATTAATCTCTATGTTCCTCACCGTAATCAACGAGTCCTCGTCGTTGGCTGTGGAAACTCAG tttttttctgGAATAATGCAGCGTTTAGCGAAGGGATGGTGGATGATGGATACGAAGATGTTGTCAGTATCGATATTTCCTCTGTTGTGATTGATACTATGCTTAAGAAATATTCTGATCGTCCTCAGCTCAAAT ATTTGAAGATGGATGTGCGTGATATGAAGGCATTTGAAGATGCTTCTTTTGATGCTGTTATTGATAAGG gAACCTTAGACTCCATTTTG TGTGGGAGCAATTCGAGGCAATACTCAACACAAATGCTTGAGGAAGTTTGGAG GGTCCTCAAGGATAAAGGAGTCTATATCTTG ATTACATATGGAGCTCCAAATTACCGTCTTCGATTGCTTGACGAATCTTGCTCTTGGGCAACCAAACTCCATGTGATAG acAAAAGTTTAACCGATCAACCGTCTGATACCCCAAAATGGGAACTGACAAAACCTGTTCCTCTAGATGCTGAGGGAAGTTCAGTGGAATCTGCGATTGGCAAAAGCCCTGATGTTCATTACATCTATGTCTGTATTAAGGTGTGTG GATGA
- the LOC104746082 gene encoding uncharacterized protein LOC104746082 isoform X1 gives MASSGGDHDEIIKSISDAPPTHYMVKIESFSLLTKHAIERYETESFEAGGYKWKLVLYPNGNKSKNTKDHVSVYLALADSSSLSPGWEVCAVFRLYLLDQNTDSYLILQGKERRFHAVKREWGFDKFIPTGTFSDASNGYLIEDTCMFGADVFVSKERRSGRGECFSMIKDATSTKHVWKIENFSKLDKESYDSNAFFAGDRKWKIRFYPTGTKQGTGTHLSIYLILVDPETISDGTKMFAEFTIRIFDQLQGRHIAGKVTKWFSRSSSENGWVKYVSMVYFTQPNSGLLLKDVCLVEADVCILGITSAL, from the exons ATGGCCAGTTCCGGTGGTGATCATGATG AAATTATAAAGTCTATATCTGATGCCCCACCAACGCATTACATGGTCAAGATAGAGTCTTTCTCACTCCTTACAAAGCATGCTATAGAGAGATATGAAACTGAGAGCTTTGAAGCTGGAGGCTACAAATG GAAACTTGTTCTGTACCCAAATGGAAATAAGAGCAAGAACACGAAAGATCATGTTTCTGTTTACTTGGCTCTTGCAGACTCTAGTTCATTAAGTCCAGGGTGGGAGGTTTGCGCTGTTTTCCGTCTGTATCTGCTGGATCAAAACACCGATAGTTATTTGATCCTTCAAG GAAAGGAGAGACGGTTTCATGCTGTCAAGCGTGAATGGGGATTCGATAAATTCATCCCTACCGGTACCTTCTCTGATGCTTCAAACGGTTACCTCATAGAAGACACATGTATGTTTGGAGCTGATGTGTTTGTttccaaagagagaagaagtggGAGAGGAGAATGTTTTTCAATGATTAAAGATGCTACTAGCACTAAGCACGTCTGGAAGATTGAGAATTTCTCCAAGTTAGACAAAGAAAGCTATGACTCAAATGCTTTCTTCGCTGGCGATAGAAAATG GAAGATAAGGTTTTATCCAACGGGAACAAAGCAAGGAACAGGAACCCATCTTTCTATCTATCTGATCCTCGTAGATCCTGAAACCATTTCAGACGGTACAAAGATGTTTGCAGAGTTTACAATACGAATATTTGATCAGTTACAAGGCAGGCACATTGCTGGGAAAG TTACTAAATGGTTTAGCCGATCAAGCTCGGAGAACGGATGGGTTAAATATGTATCAATGGTTTATTTCACGCAACCAAACAGTGGACTGTTGCTCAAAGATGTCTGTCTCGTTGAAGCTGATGTATGCATTCTTGGAATCACCAGTGCACTCTAA
- the LOC104746082 gene encoding MATH domain and coiled-coil domain-containing protein At3g58220-like isoform X2, with translation MVKIESFSLLTKHAIERYETESFEAGGYKWKLVLYPNGNKSKNTKDHVSVYLALADSSSLSPGWEVCAVFRLYLLDQNTDSYLILQGKERRFHAVKREWGFDKFIPTGTFSDASNGYLIEDTCMFGADVFVSKERRSGRGECFSMIKDATSTKHVWKIENFSKLDKESYDSNAFFAGDRKWKIRFYPTGTKQGTGTHLSIYLILVDPETISDGTKMFAEFTIRIFDQLQGRHIAGKVTKWFSRSSSENGWVKYVSMVYFTQPNSGLLLKDVCLVEADVCILGITSAL, from the exons ATGGTCAAGATAGAGTCTTTCTCACTCCTTACAAAGCATGCTATAGAGAGATATGAAACTGAGAGCTTTGAAGCTGGAGGCTACAAATG GAAACTTGTTCTGTACCCAAATGGAAATAAGAGCAAGAACACGAAAGATCATGTTTCTGTTTACTTGGCTCTTGCAGACTCTAGTTCATTAAGTCCAGGGTGGGAGGTTTGCGCTGTTTTCCGTCTGTATCTGCTGGATCAAAACACCGATAGTTATTTGATCCTTCAAG GAAAGGAGAGACGGTTTCATGCTGTCAAGCGTGAATGGGGATTCGATAAATTCATCCCTACCGGTACCTTCTCTGATGCTTCAAACGGTTACCTCATAGAAGACACATGTATGTTTGGAGCTGATGTGTTTGTttccaaagagagaagaagtggGAGAGGAGAATGTTTTTCAATGATTAAAGATGCTACTAGCACTAAGCACGTCTGGAAGATTGAGAATTTCTCCAAGTTAGACAAAGAAAGCTATGACTCAAATGCTTTCTTCGCTGGCGATAGAAAATG GAAGATAAGGTTTTATCCAACGGGAACAAAGCAAGGAACAGGAACCCATCTTTCTATCTATCTGATCCTCGTAGATCCTGAAACCATTTCAGACGGTACAAAGATGTTTGCAGAGTTTACAATACGAATATTTGATCAGTTACAAGGCAGGCACATTGCTGGGAAAG TTACTAAATGGTTTAGCCGATCAAGCTCGGAGAACGGATGGGTTAAATATGTATCAATGGTTTATTTCACGCAACCAAACAGTGGACTGTTGCTCAAAGATGTCTGTCTCGTTGAAGCTGATGTATGCATTCTTGGAATCACCAGTGCACTCTAA
- the LOC104746085 gene encoding S-adenosylmethionine synthase 4: MESFLFTSESVNEGHPDKLCDQISDAILDACLEQDPESKVACETCTKTNMVMVFGEITTKANVDYEQIVRKTCREIGFVSADVGLDADNCKVLVNIEQQSPDIAQGVHGHLTKKPEEVGAGDQGHMFGYATDETPELMPLTHVLATKLGAKLTEVRKNGTCPWLRPDGKTQVTIEYLNENGAMVPVRVHTVLISTQHDETVTNDEIAADLKEHVIKPVIPEKYLDEKTIFHLNPSGRFVIGGPHGDAGLTGRKIIIDTYGGWGAHGGGAFSGKDPTKVDRSGAYIVRQAAKSIVASGLARRCIVQVSYAIGVPEPLSVFVDSYGTGKIPDKEILEIVKESFDFRPGMISINLDLKRGGNGRFLKTAAYGHFGRDDADFTWEVVKPLKSNKVQA; encoded by the coding sequence atggaatcttTTTTGTTCACCTCTGAATCCGTCAACGAGGGACATCCCGACAAGCTTTGCGATCAGATCTCTGACGCTATCCTCGATGCTTGCCTTGAACAAGACCCTGAGAGCAAAGTTGCTTGTGAGACCTGTACCAAGACTAACATGGTCATGGTATTTGGAGAAATCACCACCAAGGCTAACGTTGATTACGAGCAGATTGTTCGTAAGACTTGCCGTGAGATTGGTTTCGTATCTGCCGATGTTGGTCTAGATGCTGACAACTGCAAAGTTCTTGTCAACATCGAGCAACAGAGTCCTGATATTGCACAAGGTGTTCATGGTCATCTCACCAAGAAGCCAGAGGAGGTTGGAGCTGGTGACCAAGGTCACATGTTTGGGTACGCTACTGATGAGACTCCTGAGCTCATGCCTCTTACTCACGTTCTCGCCACTAAGCTTGGAGCTAAGCTTACTGAAGTTCGCAAGAATGGAACTTGCCCTTGGTTGAGGCCAGACGGTAAGACTCAAGTCACTATTGAGTACTTGAACGAGAACGGAGCTATGGTCCCTGTACGTGTCCACACTGTTCTCATCTCAACACAGCACGATGAGACTGTGACTAACGATGAGATCGCAGCTGATCTTAAGGAGCATGTGATCAAGCCTGTGATCCCAGAGAAGTACCTTGATGAGAAGACCATCTTCCATCTCAACCCATCTGGTCGTTTTGTGATCGGAGGTCCTCACGGAGATGCAGGGCTTACCGGCCGTAAGATCATCATCGACACCTACGGTGGATGGGGTGCACACGGAGGTGGTGCTTTCTCTGGAAAGGACCCAACCAAGGTTGACAGGAGTGGTGCTTACATCGTTAGGCAAGCAGCTAAGAGCATTGTTGCTAGTGGTCTCGCGAGGCGGTGCATTGTGCAAGTCTCATACGCCATTGGTGTCCCTGAGCCATTGTCTGTGTTCGTGGACAGTTATGGAACCGGGAAGATACCAGACAAGGAGATTTTGGAGATTGTTAAGGAGAGTTTTGATTTCAGGCCAGGTATGATCTCCATTAACTTGGATTTGAAGAGAGGAGGTAACGGTAGGTTCTTGAAGACTGCCGCTTATGGTCACTTTGGAAGGGACGATGCTGATTTCACCTGGGAGGTAGTGAAGCCACTCAAGTCTAACAAGGTCCAAGCTTGA
- the LOC104748264 gene encoding putative F-box protein At3g17620, which produces MISDLPRDLAENVLIRLPMTSMRAVRSVCKEWNTLSKDSFFTKKHIAQAKAAAAEEFKVVMVMDSRVYLMGINFYEDVDPTINHHGKLISLDDSSRVDVSLVYHCDGLLLCITKDFTKLVVWNPYLCQTLWLEPISTSLYSSYRYAIGYKNSKSCRSYKILRLLSMCFMYEVYDLNSNSWSFFDVHPYWYIQCYARGVSLKGNTYWFARELYRYQEMADFLICFDFTTERFGPRLRLPFGHPASEDTVSLSSVRDEQLAVLFQTCADNKQMEIWVTVKIEPEVVSWNKVFLRVDMQPLTRFQFRVKAGSFFIDEEKKLVVVFDRDNKKVKNTPRRNTAYIIGEGGYFRKVDLGREASEIHDFPGKISPLGCSYVPSSVQIKQRN; this is translated from the coding sequence ATGATATCTGATCTTCCAAGGGATTTAGCAGAGAATGTGCTCATTAGGCTTCCGATGACATCTATGAGAGCAGTGCGGTCTGTTTGCAAAGAGTGGAACACTTTATCCAAGGATAGCTTCTTTACGAAGAAACACATTGCTCAAGCAAAAGCTGCAGCAGCAGAGGAGTTTAAGGTGGTCATGGTGATGGATTCTCGTGTTTATTTGATGGGCATCAATTTTTATGAGGACGTTGACCCAACTATAAACCATCACGGTAAACTTATTAGCCTAGACGATTCCAGTCGAGTCGATGTATCTTTAGTCTATCACTGCGACGGTTTACTCTTATGCATCACAAAAGACTTCACTAAGCTCGTTGTTTGGAATCCGTATTTGTGTCAAACCTTGTGGCTCGAGCCCATAAGTACTTCTCTCTATAGCTCGTATAGGTATGCTATTGGATACAAGAATAGCAAATCATGCCGCAGCTACAAAATTTTGAGATTGTTATCTATGTGTTTTATGTACGAAGTGTACGACTTAAACTCTAATTCATGGAGTTTTTTTGATGTCCATCCCTACTGGTATATACAGTGTTATGCACGTGGCGTGTCTCTCAAAGGAAATACTTATTGGTTTGCTCGAGAATTGTATCGATATCAAGAGATGGCTGATTTCttgatctgttttgatttcacaacTGAGAGGTTTGGACCGCGTCTTCGTCTGCCGTTTGGTCACCCTGCTAGTGAAGACACTGTGAGTCTTTCTAGTGTTAGAGACGAGCAACTTGCTGTGTTGTTTCAGACCTGCGCCGACAACAAACAGATGGAGATTTGGGTTACGGTTAAGATTGAACCTGAAGTAGTGTCGTGGAACAAGGTGTTCTTAAGAGTTGATATGCAACCACTCACTCGTTTTCAATTTCGAGTCAAGGCAGGGAGTTTTTTTATTGACGAAGAGAAGAAATTGGTTGTGGTTTTTGATAGAGACAACAAGAAGGTGAAGAATACTCCCCGTCGCAACACAGCTTATATCATTGGAGAGGGTGGATATTTCAGAAAAGTTGATCTCGGCCGAGAAGCTTCAGAAATTCATGATTTCCCTGGGAAAATTTCCCCACTTGGATGCTCATATGTTCCAAGCTCAGTGCAGATCAAGCAAAGAAATTAA